From one Luteolibacter sp. SL250 genomic stretch:
- a CDS encoding metallophosphoesterase gives MKESAEIPSFRRRDVIKTLVFSSAALGTGWPGRAVAASPELKFGKDGVHFLAVGDFGTGNAAQKQVAERMNEFAGKLGSPLAAVLALGDNFYNHLEPARFGPGFEEMYSKEHLDVPFYACLGNHDYGPSYDSKQGRAKADMQLEYAKANPTSRWKMPAKWYAEEFSAAGKPLVKIIYLDSNNFEGALTPQEKVDQKRWLEAELKKETKAKWTWVVSHYPVFSDTTKRKDNQGLIKSWGGYFQENPISLYLSGHDHNLQHLQVEGYQPSFLVSGGGGAKLYEITDTGRGFSRPILGFNHIHVNDERILVQLIDGDGNRMHAFEKSHKGDIKILKA, from the coding sequence ATGAAAGAATCCGCCGAAATTCCTTCGTTCCGCCGCCGGGACGTCATCAAGACCCTCGTTTTCAGCAGTGCCGCGCTCGGCACCGGCTGGCCGGGCCGGGCTGTTGCGGCCTCGCCGGAGCTGAAGTTCGGAAAGGATGGCGTCCACTTCCTCGCTGTCGGCGATTTCGGGACCGGGAACGCGGCGCAGAAGCAGGTGGCGGAGCGGATGAACGAGTTCGCCGGCAAGTTGGGGAGCCCCTTGGCCGCGGTCCTTGCCCTGGGCGATAATTTCTACAACCACCTGGAACCCGCGCGGTTCGGTCCGGGTTTCGAGGAGATGTATTCGAAGGAGCACCTCGATGTCCCCTTCTACGCCTGCCTGGGGAACCACGACTACGGTCCGTCCTATGACTCGAAGCAGGGTCGGGCGAAGGCGGACATGCAGCTTGAGTATGCGAAGGCGAACCCCACCTCCCGCTGGAAGATGCCGGCGAAATGGTACGCGGAGGAGTTCTCCGCCGCCGGGAAGCCGCTGGTGAAGATCATTTACCTCGACTCGAACAACTTCGAGGGGGCGCTCACCCCTCAGGAAAAGGTGGACCAGAAGCGCTGGCTGGAAGCGGAACTGAAAAAGGAAACCAAAGCGAAGTGGACGTGGGTGGTGAGCCACTATCCGGTCTTTTCCGACACCACAAAAAGGAAGGACAACCAGGGCCTGATCAAAAGCTGGGGTGGTTACTTCCAGGAGAACCCGATCTCGCTCTACCTCTCCGGCCACGACCACAACCTTCAGCACCTCCAGGTGGAGGGCTACCAGCCCAGCTTCCTCGTCTCCGGCGGTGGCGGGGCGAAGCTCTATGAGATCACGGACACCGGCCGGGGATTCTCCAGGCCGATCCTCGGCTTCAACCACATCCATGTGAATGATGAGCGCATCCTGGTCCAGCTCATCGACGGTGATGGCAACCGGATGCACGCGTTCGAAAAATCCCACAAGGGAGACATCAAGATCCTGAAGGCCTGA
- a CDS encoding prolyl oligopeptidase family serine peptidase produces the protein MKLSAFLCWLGLAVVAAASPWPVDELKKVPLSQELPDKAVDGVKAVFIDGPGYSEPGKPTRFFAYYGIPEVAAGEKVPAMVLVHGGGGSAFTSWVKLWVDRGYAAISMDTCGSVSGGGYRNHPRHPLGGPPGWGGFDQIGQPLEDQWTYHAVSDVMLAHSWIRAQDGVDAEKTGITGISWGGYLTCITAGVDDRFKFAVPVYGCGFLTDNSAWLDAFGRMGPENKEKWRANWDPSIYLPQAKMPMLWVTGTNDFAFPMDSLQRSYQQPQGDRFLAIRPRMPHGHGAAGEAPAEIHAMADAVLKGGPAMARVALGKRDGRKVSATWTGGGKMVSAALNYTTDEGQWQKRVWKEIPATPGDGRVEAELPEDTKVYYFNLQDGTGLVASSEHETL, from the coding sequence ATGAAACTGTCCGCCTTTCTCTGCTGGTTGGGACTCGCGGTGGTGGCCGCCGCTTCGCCGTGGCCCGTCGATGAACTGAAGAAGGTGCCCCTTTCCCAAGAGCTGCCAGACAAGGCGGTGGATGGGGTGAAGGCGGTTTTCATCGATGGTCCCGGTTATTCCGAACCGGGCAAACCGACCCGATTTTTCGCTTACTACGGCATCCCGGAAGTGGCGGCTGGGGAGAAGGTGCCGGCGATGGTGCTGGTCCACGGCGGCGGTGGCTCGGCATTCACTTCATGGGTGAAGCTGTGGGTGGACCGCGGCTACGCGGCGATCTCCATGGATACCTGCGGCTCGGTCAGCGGGGGTGGTTACAGAAATCATCCCCGCCATCCCTTGGGAGGCCCTCCGGGGTGGGGCGGCTTCGACCAGATCGGACAGCCACTGGAGGATCAGTGGACGTATCACGCCGTTTCGGATGTCATGCTGGCCCATTCGTGGATCCGGGCGCAGGACGGAGTGGATGCGGAGAAGACGGGAATCACCGGCATCTCGTGGGGTGGCTATCTCACCTGCATCACCGCCGGGGTGGATGACCGGTTCAAGTTCGCGGTGCCAGTGTACGGCTGCGGATTCCTAACGGACAATTCCGCCTGGCTGGATGCCTTCGGAAGGATGGGGCCGGAGAACAAGGAGAAGTGGCGGGCGAACTGGGACCCCTCCATCTACCTGCCGCAGGCGAAGATGCCGATGCTGTGGGTCACGGGGACCAATGACTTCGCCTTTCCCATGGACTCCCTCCAGCGATCCTACCAGCAGCCGCAGGGTGACCGCTTCCTCGCCATCCGGCCACGAATGCCCCACGGCCATGGAGCGGCGGGGGAGGCACCGGCGGAGATCCATGCAATGGCGGATGCGGTTCTGAAAGGTGGCCCCGCCATGGCGAGGGTGGCTCTCGGTAAGCGGGATGGCCGGAAGGTTTCCGCGACATGGACCGGTGGCGGGAAGATGGTTTCCGCGGCGCTCAACTACACCACGGACGAAGGGCAGTGGCAGAAGCGCGTGTGGAAGGAAATCCCCGCGACGCCCGGCGATGGCCGCGTGGAGGCGGAACTGCCGGAAGACACGAAGGTCTATTACTTCAACCTGCAGGATGGGACGGGACTCGTTGCCAGCAGCGAACACGAAACCTTATGA
- a CDS encoding right-handed parallel beta-helix repeat-containing protein, whose translation MKAICLFLLSAVSAIGAVHEVADFKALENACATALPGDEIVIAKGTYRITGNSRIWITGRPGQVTVSGATGKPQDVIIEGDGQDAKSVQMIFELTDSPKWTFRDLTVRNSYYHGFKFNASSTDCVLRNVVMRDHGESGVKGTSDPDKGHYPDRLLVDGCDIGFTKKTGGTRSVVEGIDGVAVKDWVIRNSRFVNVQKNGGPAYGAFTKGNSLDTVIEGNRFENCFIGASFGGGGTGPAYFRDHDRSLEHRWGVIRNNVFINCTDAAIYINKGNSCLIEGNRMTGCGMNIQLRFPETTGWVKEGNVTDNEKQPLVHLRDGAVLLKGEPPVGKP comes from the coding sequence ATGAAAGCCATCTGCCTGTTCCTCCTTTCCGCCGTATCCGCCATCGGGGCGGTCCATGAGGTGGCGGATTTCAAAGCTCTGGAGAACGCCTGCGCGACCGCGTTGCCCGGCGACGAGATCGTCATCGCAAAGGGGACGTACCGCATCACCGGCAACTCCAGGATCTGGATCACCGGACGTCCCGGGCAGGTCACGGTAAGCGGCGCGACGGGAAAGCCGCAGGACGTCATCATCGAGGGGGACGGGCAGGACGCCAAGTCGGTGCAGATGATTTTCGAACTCACCGATTCCCCGAAGTGGACGTTCCGGGACCTGACGGTGCGGAATTCCTACTATCATGGCTTCAAGTTCAATGCCTCTTCCACCGACTGCGTCCTGCGGAACGTGGTGATGCGCGACCACGGTGAGTCCGGGGTCAAGGGCACCAGTGATCCGGACAAGGGCCACTACCCGGACCGCCTGCTGGTGGATGGATGTGACATCGGTTTCACGAAGAAGACCGGGGGTACCCGCAGCGTGGTGGAGGGAATCGACGGGGTGGCCGTGAAGGACTGGGTCATCCGCAACAGCCGCTTCGTGAACGTGCAGAAAAACGGCGGCCCCGCCTATGGCGCGTTCACCAAGGGCAACTCGCTGGATACGGTCATCGAGGGCAACCGCTTCGAGAACTGCTTCATCGGCGCGTCGTTCGGCGGTGGCGGCACCGGTCCGGCCTACTTCCGGGATCACGACCGCTCGCTGGAGCATCGCTGGGGGGTGATCCGGAACAATGTCTTCATCAACTGCACGGACGCCGCCATCTACATCAACAAGGGGAACTCCTGCCTCATCGAAGGCAATCGGATGACCGGCTGCGGGATGAACATCCAGCTCCGCTTTCCCGAGACGACCGGTTGGGTGAAGGAGGGGAATGTCACGGACAACGAGAAGCAACCGTTGGTCCACCTCAGGGACGGGGCGGTGCTGCTCAAGGGGGAACCACCCGTGGGGAAGCCGTAG
- a CDS encoding alpha-amylase family glycosyl hydrolase: protein MSEAPKLVRDDPWLTPHQAAIEGRMNHFATTLADIRRTSGSLPAYATGHKFSGILHNAAANQWMVREWAPAARGVFLTGDFNGWNRESHPLAPSSGGVWQLRLPGDALQHGQRVKLHVIGADGSRRDRIPACIRRAVQDPSTNDFSGQIWNPPQAYVWRNDFDPTVVGTPLIYETHVGMAGEEARVHTYREFADGILPRIVKAGYNTVQVMAVQEHPYYGSFGYHVSSFFAACSRFGTPEDLKYLIDTAHGLGVAVLLDVVHSHAVKNTAEGLSDFDGSGNQYFHAGERGDHPLWDSKCFDYGKPEVRQFLLSNLRYWLEEFRFDGFRFDGVTSMLYHSRGDKAFSTYDDYFGADADGDAILYLQLANQLIREIKPGAIVVAEDMSGMPGLCKPLEDGGIGFTHRLAMGIPDHWIKLLKHSRDEDWDMDEIFGILANRRYGEKTIAYAESHDQALVGDKTLAFRLMDQEMYFHMGKEDRNPVVERGVAIHKLIRLITLAVGGEGWLNFMGNEFGHPEWIDFPREGNGWSYHHCRRQWSLMDNPELKYHWLSDFDRALITLARETNLLAAAPAQYLHVDRERKILCFERANLVFVLSFSVSQSVFDFTFSVPGTETRKLVLDSDARDFGGHGRVDHSFDYPVDADGRLHVYIPSRTGLVFAKM from the coding sequence ATGTCGGAAGCTCCCAAACTCGTTCGTGACGATCCTTGGCTGACCCCCCACCAAGCCGCCATCGAGGGGAGGATGAACCACTTCGCGACGACGCTGGCGGACATCCGGCGGACATCCGGCTCGCTGCCCGCCTACGCCACCGGCCACAAATTTTCCGGCATCCTCCACAATGCGGCGGCCAACCAGTGGATGGTCCGCGAGTGGGCCCCAGCGGCGAGAGGTGTGTTCCTGACAGGAGACTTCAACGGCTGGAACCGGGAAAGCCACCCGCTCGCCCCGTCCAGCGGCGGTGTCTGGCAACTCCGCCTGCCGGGCGACGCGCTCCAGCACGGGCAGCGGGTGAAACTGCACGTCATCGGTGCGGATGGCAGCCGCCGCGACCGGATCCCCGCCTGTATCCGCCGGGCGGTCCAGGACCCCTCCACCAATGACTTCAGCGGCCAGATCTGGAATCCACCCCAGGCCTACGTGTGGCGGAATGATTTCGATCCCACCGTGGTCGGCACCCCGTTGATCTATGAGACCCATGTGGGCATGGCCGGGGAGGAAGCCCGCGTCCACACCTACCGGGAGTTCGCGGACGGCATCCTGCCGCGCATCGTGAAAGCGGGCTACAACACGGTGCAGGTCATGGCGGTCCAGGAGCATCCCTACTACGGGTCCTTCGGCTACCATGTGTCCTCCTTCTTCGCCGCCTGCTCCCGCTTCGGCACCCCGGAGGACCTCAAATACCTCATCGACACCGCCCACGGCCTTGGCGTGGCGGTGCTGCTTGACGTGGTGCATTCCCATGCGGTGAAGAACACCGCGGAGGGGCTGAGTGATTTCGACGGCTCCGGGAACCAGTATTTCCATGCGGGGGAACGCGGCGACCACCCGCTGTGGGACTCCAAGTGCTTCGACTACGGCAAACCGGAAGTACGCCAGTTCCTGCTCTCCAACCTCCGCTACTGGCTGGAGGAGTTCCGCTTCGACGGCTTCCGCTTCGACGGCGTGACTTCCATGCTCTACCACTCCCGCGGCGACAAGGCGTTCAGCACCTACGACGACTACTTCGGCGCGGATGCGGACGGCGACGCCATCCTCTACCTCCAGCTCGCCAACCAGCTCATCCGGGAGATCAAGCCCGGCGCGATCGTGGTGGCGGAGGACATGTCCGGCATGCCGGGACTCTGCAAGCCGCTGGAGGACGGCGGCATCGGCTTCACCCACCGCCTCGCCATGGGCATCCCTGACCACTGGATCAAGCTGCTGAAGCACAGCCGCGACGAGGACTGGGACATGGATGAAATCTTCGGCATCCTCGCGAACCGCCGCTACGGGGAGAAGACCATCGCCTACGCGGAAAGCCATGACCAGGCGCTGGTGGGGGACAAGACGCTCGCCTTCCGCCTGATGGACCAGGAGATGTACTTCCATATGGGGAAGGAGGACCGGAACCCTGTGGTGGAACGCGGCGTCGCCATCCACAAGCTGATCCGTCTGATCACCCTGGCCGTCGGCGGTGAGGGCTGGCTGAATTTCATGGGCAACGAGTTCGGTCATCCGGAGTGGATCGACTTCCCGCGCGAGGGCAACGGCTGGTCCTACCACCATTGCCGCAGGCAGTGGTCGCTGATGGACAACCCGGAACTGAAATACCACTGGTTGTCCGACTTCGACCGCGCGCTCATCACCCTGGCGCGGGAGACCAACCTGCTCGCCGCCGCCCCCGCCCAGTATCTCCACGTGGACCGCGAGCGGAAGATCCTCTGCTTCGAACGGGCGAACCTCGTTTTCGTCCTGAGCTTCTCCGTCAGCCAGTCCGTCTTCGATTTCACCTTCTCCGTCCCCGGGACGGAGACGCGGAAGCTCGTCCTGGACAGCGATGCGCGGGACTTCGGCGGGCACGGCCGGGTTGACCATTCATTCGACTATCCCGTGGATGCGGATGGCCGGCTCCATGTCTATATTCCGTCGCGCACCGGACTGGTGTTCGCGAAAATGTGA
- a CDS encoding sodium:solute symporter, translating to MSEFGLDLFIVGVYFAVIIGIGLYAARGQKTMESYALGDRSMPWWAVLASILASEISAGTFLGTPGEGFAKRNFIYAQLVIGTILARLLVAAIFIKPFYKYNVVSIYEFLEIRFGRLTRRLASFVFLLTRSLASGSRIFVAAILLVLAWEVVHPEFMAMPKEERFVQEMFIYAGAVVLITFLTAIYTTLGGIKAVVWTDLIQVSLMFGAAFYVFFWLLGKTGGWEGFTSSVATPVAIDTGIREDHKSIGESIYFILSQEYTIWAALLGSIFTTLATHGTDQDMVQRMLTSKDAKKGQRAVIVSGLVDLPVVVGFLAIGILIYRFYEMNPGRAPEGDPGIFAWFMVHDLSPGLRGLIAAGLFATAMGSLSTALNALATTYTKDWYVGVFRPDATSEQQMKAAKKATIVFSVLLALIGIGTAFVKLKNPELRIIPIVLGSFGYTYGSLLGVFLVGMLTKKRGNCAGNLIAMLCGFIVVGLLTNLPNDVWKMVTGNEMYKNPSWLPMISFTWRIMAGTLVTVGVALLFPSRNRFEA from the coding sequence ATGTCGGAATTCGGGTTGGATCTGTTCATCGTCGGCGTCTATTTCGCGGTCATCATCGGGATCGGCCTGTACGCGGCCAGGGGGCAGAAAACGATGGAGTCCTACGCGTTGGGAGACCGCTCCATGCCGTGGTGGGCGGTGCTGGCGTCCATCCTCGCGTCGGAGATCTCAGCCGGCACATTCCTCGGCACACCGGGGGAAGGTTTCGCGAAGCGGAACTTCATCTACGCGCAGCTCGTCATCGGCACCATCCTCGCCCGCTTGCTGGTGGCTGCGATTTTCATCAAGCCATTCTACAAGTACAACGTCGTCAGCATCTATGAGTTCCTGGAGATCCGTTTCGGCAGGCTGACCCGGCGGCTGGCGTCCTTCGTTTTCCTGCTGACTCGGTCTCTCGCCAGCGGTTCGCGCATCTTCGTTGCCGCCATCCTGCTGGTGCTGGCATGGGAGGTGGTCCATCCCGAGTTCATGGCCATGCCGAAGGAGGAGCGCTTCGTGCAGGAGATGTTCATCTATGCGGGGGCGGTGGTGCTCATCACCTTCCTGACCGCCATCTACACCACCCTCGGCGGGATCAAGGCCGTGGTGTGGACGGACCTCATCCAGGTGTCCCTGATGTTCGGCGCGGCCTTCTACGTGTTCTTCTGGCTGCTCGGGAAAACGGGTGGCTGGGAGGGGTTCACCTCATCGGTTGCCACGCCGGTGGCGATCGATACGGGCATTCGTGAGGACCACAAATCGATCGGTGAATCCATCTACTTCATCCTGTCCCAGGAATACACCATCTGGGCAGCGTTGCTCGGCTCCATCTTCACGACCCTCGCCACCCACGGCACGGACCAGGACATGGTGCAGCGGATGCTCACCTCGAAGGACGCGAAGAAGGGTCAGCGCGCCGTCATCGTCTCCGGTCTGGTTGACCTGCCGGTGGTGGTGGGTTTCCTCGCCATTGGCATCCTCATCTACCGCTTCTATGAGATGAACCCGGGGCGTGCTCCGGAGGGGGATCCGGGCATCTTCGCCTGGTTCATGGTCCATGATCTCTCACCGGGCCTGCGTGGACTCATCGCGGCCGGCCTCTTCGCCACGGCCATGGGCTCCCTCTCCACCGCGCTCAACGCGCTGGCGACCACCTACACGAAGGACTGGTACGTCGGGGTGTTCCGGCCGGACGCCACGTCCGAGCAGCAGATGAAGGCCGCGAAGAAAGCCACCATCGTGTTCTCCGTCCTGCTCGCGCTGATCGGCATCGGCACCGCCTTCGTGAAGCTGAAGAATCCCGAACTGCGGATCATCCCGATCGTGCTCGGCTCCTTTGGTTACACGTATGGTTCGTTGCTCGGGGTCTTCCTGGTCGGCATGCTGACGAAGAAACGCGGGAACTGCGCCGGCAACCTCATCGCCATGCTTTGCGGGTTCATCGTCGTCGGCCTGCTGACCAACCTGCCGAACGACGTGTGGAAGATGGTCACCGGGAACGAGATGTACAAGAATCCTTCGTGGTTGCCCATGATCTCGTTCACCTGGCGGATCATGGCGGGCACCCTGGTCACCGTGGGAGTGGCGCTTCTTTTCCCCTCCCGCAATCGGTTCGAAGCGTGA
- the dnaA gene encoding chromosomal replication initiator protein DnaA: protein MLERQGVSVEENDLTGYSEEGSAGQGGWGQACELLRSMVGNDAFQRWFRATEWQGLEDGVGRVAVPGEIHQVWIETNYMPELNMALSQAFADLRDVKVVVGGAIPGEVPSSEPEAKGYVYQSPAKTPEERGEALERRIKNAGLNPAFTFSSFVVGSNSQFAHAACEAVAKKSGVGYNPLFIYGGPGLGKTHLMQAVGHELLKRNPTSRVIYLTCEKFTNEFIDAVRKGDIEKFRRRYRSSDVLLIDDVQFLAGKDRSQEEFFHTFNTLLDGRNQVVLTCDRPACEIKSLEPRLVSRFECGLTVEIQPPLMETRMAILKKKVADWKVRVDETVLGFLAEKIRTNVRRLEGALMRVATYASLAGESVGVDKVEHLLKDLLREEAGRQVTIDSIQKAVAEHFDVRVADMTSRRRPASIAFPRQVAMYLSRSMTKVSLMEIGEQFGGRDHGTVIHACKKVAGRMKEEGEVRQVVDRIEAQLRR from the coding sequence ATGTTGGAAAGGCAGGGAGTGTCGGTCGAAGAGAATGATCTAACAGGATACTCCGAGGAGGGTTCCGCCGGACAGGGCGGTTGGGGGCAGGCTTGTGAACTGCTGCGTTCGATGGTCGGCAACGACGCGTTCCAGCGTTGGTTCCGTGCGACCGAGTGGCAGGGTCTGGAGGATGGCGTGGGACGCGTGGCGGTTCCCGGTGAGATCCACCAGGTGTGGATCGAGACCAACTACATGCCGGAGCTGAACATGGCGCTGAGCCAGGCTTTCGCCGACCTCCGCGATGTGAAGGTGGTGGTGGGCGGCGCCATTCCCGGGGAAGTCCCATCCTCCGAGCCGGAGGCGAAGGGCTACGTCTATCAGTCCCCTGCGAAGACTCCGGAGGAGCGGGGGGAGGCGCTGGAGCGCCGCATCAAGAACGCCGGCCTGAATCCCGCGTTCACGTTCTCCAGCTTCGTGGTGGGCAGCAACAGCCAGTTCGCCCATGCGGCGTGCGAGGCGGTGGCGAAGAAGTCCGGCGTCGGTTACAACCCGCTCTTCATCTATGGTGGTCCGGGTCTGGGCAAAACCCACCTCATGCAGGCGGTCGGCCATGAGTTGCTGAAGCGCAACCCCACCTCCCGCGTCATTTACCTCACCTGCGAGAAGTTCACCAACGAGTTCATCGACGCGGTGCGGAAAGGCGACATCGAGAAATTCCGCCGCCGCTACCGCAGTTCGGACGTCCTGCTCATTGACGATGTCCAGTTCCTGGCGGGCAAGGACCGCTCCCAGGAGGAGTTCTTCCACACATTCAATACCTTGCTGGACGGTCGCAACCAGGTGGTTCTCACCTGTGACCGCCCTGCCTGTGAGATCAAGAGCCTGGAGCCGCGTCTTGTTTCCCGCTTCGAGTGCGGCCTGACCGTGGAGATCCAGCCGCCGCTCATGGAGACGCGGATGGCCATCCTCAAGAAGAAGGTCGCCGACTGGAAGGTGCGCGTGGATGAGACCGTGCTGGGATTCCTGGCCGAGAAGATCCGCACCAACGTCCGCCGCCTGGAGGGCGCGCTGATGCGGGTGGCCACCTACGCCTCCCTGGCCGGTGAATCCGTCGGCGTGGACAAGGTGGAGCACCTCCTGAAGGACCTCCTCCGTGAGGAGGCGGGCCGCCAGGTTACCATCGACTCCATCCAGAAAGCCGTCGCGGAGCACTTCGACGTGCGGGTGGCGGACATGACCAGCCGCCGCCGTCCGGCGAGCATCGCTTTCCCCCGCCAGGTGGCCATGTATCTCAGCCGCAGCATGACGAAGGTGTCCCTCATGGAGATCGGCGAGCAGTTCGGCGGCCGGGACCACGGAACGGTCATCCACGCCTGCAAGAAGGTGGCCGGGCGGATGAAGGAGGAGGGCGAGGTCAGGCAGGTCGTGGACCGGATCGAGGCCCAGCTCCGGCGCTGA
- the dnaN gene encoding DNA polymerase III subunit beta, translated as MKFRISKEAFLDGLQKVQHVVSSRTTLPILSNVLLVAKGGRLQFTTTDLDVGITGSVEAQIEKEGATTLPAKRLVSIVRELPSSEVEVSVDSKNHAEIKSGPSRFKIIGLGEAEFPPLPDFEGAKTFKIPQKDLRDGLKKTSYAISTDETRYVLNGIFASFREGKLTLVATDGRRLAMVDTDLEFPASHETDVIIPTKAVQELQRLLGDEGDVIVKLSDNQISFQVGDNFLASKLIEGNYPNYRQVIPGDSNERVIISREALLETVRRVSLLSSDKSNSVKMVFSENNIQITANSPDVGEAEESMDVAYNGPRIQIAFNPEFLQAPLRALDSNDVYLDLIDEMSPGVLRIEGSFLYVLMPMRVTS; from the coding sequence ATGAAGTTCCGTATTTCCAAGGAAGCGTTCCTCGATGGCCTGCAGAAGGTCCAACACGTCGTGAGCTCGCGCACGACCCTCCCGATCCTCTCCAACGTGCTGCTGGTGGCCAAGGGAGGCCGCCTGCAATTCACCACGACGGACCTGGATGTGGGAATCACCGGTTCCGTGGAAGCGCAGATCGAGAAGGAAGGCGCGACCACGCTGCCTGCCAAGCGCCTCGTGAGCATCGTCCGGGAGCTTCCTTCCAGCGAGGTGGAGGTGTCCGTGGACTCCAAGAACCACGCGGAAATCAAGAGCGGTCCTTCCCGTTTCAAGATCATCGGCCTGGGTGAGGCGGAGTTCCCGCCACTGCCGGACTTCGAGGGTGCGAAAACCTTCAAGATCCCCCAGAAGGATCTCCGCGACGGACTGAAGAAAACTTCCTACGCGATCTCCACGGACGAGACCCGCTACGTGCTCAACGGCATTTTCGCTTCCTTCCGCGAGGGCAAGCTGACCCTGGTGGCCACGGATGGCCGCCGCCTCGCCATGGTCGATACGGATCTCGAGTTCCCGGCCTCCCATGAGACGGACGTCATCATCCCGACCAAGGCGGTGCAGGAACTCCAGCGCCTCCTCGGTGACGAGGGCGACGTGATCGTGAAGCTCAGCGACAACCAGATCTCCTTCCAGGTCGGCGACAACTTCCTCGCCAGCAAGCTCATTGAGGGCAACTACCCGAACTACCGTCAGGTCATTCCGGGCGACAGCAACGAGCGGGTCATCATTTCCCGTGAGGCGCTGCTGGAAACCGTGCGTCGCGTTTCCCTCCTTTCCTCCGACAAGTCGAACTCGGTCAAGATGGTCTTCAGCGAGAACAACATCCAGATCACCGCGAACTCTCCGGACGTCGGTGAGGCGGAGGAGTCCATGGATGTGGCCTACAACGGCCCGCGCATCCAGATCGCCTTCAACCCGGAATTCCTCCAGGCCCCGCTGCGCGCCCTGGACAGCAACGACGTCTATCTGGACCTCATCGATGAGATGAGCCCCGGCGTCCTGCGCATTGAGGGTTCCTTCCTCTACGTGCTGATGCCGATGCGCGTCACCTCCTGA
- a CDS encoding MotA/TolQ/ExbB proton channel family protein, with protein MEAPPSVAVVHVDPVWRKKRSFWIWNIVISSILMIFSPVAAMMATMVGMKGAFGALGTSGADVGALGDHIGNVMVATTIGLGISAIMFIWMVVAIIRLCVLPAPVEATP; from the coding sequence ATGGAAGCTCCGCCCTCCGTCGCCGTGGTCCATGTTGATCCCGTCTGGCGGAAGAAGCGGAGCTTCTGGATTTGGAACATCGTCATCAGCTCCATCCTGATGATCTTTTCTCCAGTCGCCGCCATGATGGCGACCATGGTCGGGATGAAAGGAGCCTTCGGGGCTTTGGGAACGAGCGGGGCTGATGTCGGAGCGCTTGGCGACCACATCGGGAACGTGATGGTGGCGACGACAATCGGCCTGGGAATTTCGGCGATCATGTTCATCTGGATGGTGGTCGCTATCATCCGGCTGTGTGTGTTGCCCGCGCCCGTGGAGGCGACGCCGTGA
- a CDS encoding HupE/UreJ family protein, translated as MKRVALFFGCWLALMAAASAHVVTQLYAESKGTPEAWSMEVLFEAGFAVPAVREDPVAAAPDRQWLLAQGQEGWAVLRTEAERYLRECLAVESAGQVVQWKATFIDFDSDPPAFPVLLTNGAYLRIKVDPVNPVAEPVTLKWAAGEGRPTFILKTAGSDGGYLTLEPGGSGAVGGDVVEESQARGALLTSFRQGFLHVVPEGWDHVLFVLGLFFYRRKWRPLLSQSLAFTAAHTVTLGLAAGGIVKVSGNWVEPVIALSLVAVALENLRASKEADGRVRLAVIFGFGLIHGLGFAGALSVWLKPGDGFLPSLLMANLGVETAQAALLAGAWILTIGWNSTPAYRWVRLAACLGIAGIGSWWAFERIFL; from the coding sequence GTGAAGCGCGTCGCCCTGTTTTTCGGATGCTGGCTGGCCTTGATGGCGGCAGCGTCCGCCCATGTCGTCACCCAGCTCTACGCGGAGTCGAAAGGGACGCCGGAGGCATGGTCGATGGAAGTGCTTTTCGAAGCGGGCTTCGCCGTGCCTGCCGTCCGTGAGGACCCCGTGGCGGCCGCACCGGACCGCCAATGGCTGCTTGCCCAAGGGCAGGAAGGCTGGGCTGTCCTCCGCACGGAGGCGGAGCGGTACCTGCGCGAGTGCCTGGCTGTGGAGTCCGCCGGACAAGTGGTGCAGTGGAAGGCGACGTTCATCGACTTTGATTCGGACCCTCCTGCATTTCCCGTCCTGCTTACCAACGGCGCCTACCTGCGGATCAAGGTCGATCCCGTGAATCCCGTTGCGGAGCCTGTTACCCTGAAATGGGCGGCGGGGGAGGGGCGTCCAACCTTCATCCTGAAAACCGCAGGTTCGGATGGCGGATATCTCACTTTGGAGCCCGGAGGGAGCGGAGCGGTCGGGGGTGATGTCGTAGAAGAATCACAGGCCCGCGGTGCCCTGCTGACTTCATTCCGGCAGGGCTTCCTCCATGTCGTCCCGGAAGGCTGGGACCACGTGCTTTTCGTGCTCGGCCTGTTCTTCTATCGCAGGAAATGGCGGCCGCTACTTTCCCAGTCGCTGGCGTTCACCGCCGCGCATACGGTCACACTCGGACTGGCGGCGGGTGGGATCGTCAAGGTGTCGGGAAACTGGGTGGAGCCGGTCATCGCCCTGAGCCTGGTGGCGGTGGCACTGGAGAACCTCCGCGCATCAAAGGAAGCGGATGGCCGGGTGAGGCTGGCCGTCATCTTCGGTTTCGGACTGATCCACGGCCTCGGCTTCGCCGGTGCGCTCTCCGTCTGGCTCAAGCCCGGGGATGGTTTCCTGCCATCGCTGTTGATGGCGAATCTCGGAGTTGAGACCGCGCAGGCGGCGTTGCTGGCAGGAGCCTGGATTCTCACCATCGGCTGGAACTCCACGCCCGCCTACCGCTGGGTGCGGCTGGCAGCTTGCCTCGGCATCGCGGGCATTGGCTCGTGGTGGGCGTTCGAGCGGATCTTTCTCTGA